CAGCAGTCCGATTATCTGATAGTGTCTTTCTTCCATTGTGCCCCTCATATATGTCCCCATCTCGCCATCACAACCATGACGGGTTGACAAGACCGGCGCCACCCCCAGCGTCAGTTATCTGTAAAAGTGTGCCGAAAGTCTTTTGAAACCGGCCTTTATCCTAGTATGGTACCTCGCACTTGAATGAGGATTTCTTATGTACGCACTTGGAAATGAATTTGGCCGCCGGACCACTGTCGACGAGGTCTTCGATCGCCTTCATGCTGACATCGTCACACTGAAGCTCGAACCCGGCACCCGCATGTCCGAGGTTGAAATCGCCGGTCAGTTCAATGTTTCACGCCAGCCGGTGAGAGAAGCCTTCATCCGGCTGAGCAACATGAAACTGCTGGAAATTCGCCCGCAAAGAGCAACCCTGGTCAGGAAGATTTCACAAAGCCACATTATGAACTCGAGATTCATTCGCACAGCCGTGGAGATTGAGGTCATTCGTCGTATCTGCGCATCGAAAATGGATATGGACAGTGTTTCGTTTGATGAGAACCTCAAACGACAGAAGCAGTGTGTTGAAAGCATGAACGTGGATGATTTCCATGACCTTGACTACGAATTTCATCATTTGATCTGCCGGGCCGGCGATGCCGAGTTTGCCTTTGATACAATCGCCGGCAACAAGGCACACCTCGACCGGTTGTGCATGATCCAGCTTTCATCCCAGCCAGCACTGAGTGAAGTCCGCGAAGACCATGCCGAAATTTACGACCTGCTCAAAAAACATGACGAGACCGGCACCATCAAACTGATACGGCATCATTTGGGCAGGCTTGACCAGACGTTCAATGCCGCCAGAGAATCCCATAGTGACTACTTCGAAGACTGATCCTTCGATGCACGCGAACGTGTTTGTCGGCATCGGCGAATGCATGGTCGAGCTGGCGCAGACTGAAAACGGACTGCTGCGGAAATCCTTTGCAGGCGATGTATTCAACACGCTGTGGTATGCCCGTGCAGGATTTGATGACAGCTGGACAACCCGCTTCATGTCGGCGGTCGGAACCGACACCGTTTCGGGTGAGATGCTCAGCTTCTTTGAAGATGCCGGCATTGATTGCAGCGCAATACAGAGGCTGGAAGACCGGCGGCCCGGCCTGTACATGATCCATCTGGATGAAGGTGAGCGCAGCTTCAGCTACTGGCGTGACGCCTCGGCAGCCCGCCTGCTTGCAGCAGACCGGGACAAGCTCACCGAAACAGTCGAAGCGGCTGATGCCATCTATTTTTCCGGCATCACACTGGCAATTCTGCCGGAAGAAGATGCACTGTCGCTGATTGCATGCCTGAAGAACGCGCGATCACGGGGCAAGACAGTAGCCTTTGACTCAAATATCCGTCCTGCACTGTGGCAGGACCCCGGACAGATGAAGCAGCTGATGCATCTGGCTGCCGGCGCTTCGACCATCTGCCTGCCCAGCTGCGATGATGAACAGCGCAGCTTTGGCGACACCAGCGGGGAAGCGGTTCTTGCCCGCTATGCCGAGGCCGGCGCTGGCATCATCGTTCTGAAAGACGGCTCCGGCGATGTTTTAGTCAGGTCCGGTGACGGCGTTTGCCGGTACCGGACCGAGCATGTTGCAAACCCGGTCGACACAACCGGGGCCGGTGATTCCTTCAACGGCGCTTTTCTGGCTGAATTCCTCCAGACCAGCGACATTGCCAGGTCTATTGCAGCAGGCCAGCAATGTGCTGCACGGGTGATCCAGCACCATGGTGCGCTGGTCACCTTGTAGTGCACATTGCCTATCTGCCGAAACGCTTGCTCAAGAGAACAGCACGCCGCCATTGATATCGACGCATGTGCCGGTCATGAAGGATGACTGGTCAGTCATCAGGAACACCGCCAGGTTTGCGGTGTCTTCAGATGTGCCTTCGCGTTTCATCGGCGTGATATTGGCAACGTGGGCGCGGACTTCCGGCTTGGTGAAAATATTGTGGAAATCCGTGTCGATCATGCCGGGACAGATGGCATTCACCCGGATGCGAGGCCCGAATTCCTTGGCAAACCCACGTGTCATGGTCATGGCAGCGCCTTTTGACGCGGCATAGGCGACCGCTCCCGGCCCACCCCCGTCGCGGCCCGCCTGTGAAGCGAAACCTACAATGGAACTGCCGTCCGACATGTACGGCTCGACAGCCTTGATCATGCGGAAGTAACTGGTGGTGTTCAGGTCCATCACCCGGTTCCAGTGGGCTTCGTCCATTTCGTCGATTTTCTTGCGTGCAACCAGGCCGCCGGTGACGTGGACCAGCCCGTGGATGTCATCGCCGAATTCGGCACGGGTCCTGTCAACCAGGCTTGCCACATCCTCGCTCTTCGTCAGGTCTCCTCCCAGCGCAAATGCCTGTCCGCCTGCCGCCTTGATTTCCTCGACTGCAGATTGCGCGCCGTCGCCGCTTGCATAATAATTGATGGCGACCCTGGCGCCTTCTTCTGCCAGCCGCATGACGCAGGCGCGGCCGATATCACGGCCACCGCCGGTTACGATCACGGTCTTGTTTTCTAACTGCATAGTGTTCTCCTGTTGAAATTCGGGCTTTGGCGCCTGACGGCGATTTACTTGAATCCGGGCATCAGC
Above is a window of Anderseniella sp. Alg231-50 DNA encoding:
- a CDS encoding GntR family transcriptional regulator — protein: MYALGNEFGRRTTVDEVFDRLHADIVTLKLEPGTRMSEVEIAGQFNVSRQPVREAFIRLSNMKLLEIRPQRATLVRKISQSHIMNSRFIRTAVEIEVIRRICASKMDMDSVSFDENLKRQKQCVESMNVDDFHDLDYEFHHLICRAGDAEFAFDTIAGNKAHLDRLCMIQLSSQPALSEVREDHAEIYDLLKKHDETGTIKLIRHHLGRLDQTFNAARESHSDYFED
- a CDS encoding PfkB family carbohydrate kinase — encoded protein: MHANVFVGIGECMVELAQTENGLLRKSFAGDVFNTLWYARAGFDDSWTTRFMSAVGTDTVSGEMLSFFEDAGIDCSAIQRLEDRRPGLYMIHLDEGERSFSYWRDASAARLLAADRDKLTETVEAADAIYFSGITLAILPEEDALSLIACLKNARSRGKTVAFDSNIRPALWQDPGQMKQLMHLAAGASTICLPSCDDEQRSFGDTSGEAVLARYAEAGAGIIVLKDGSGDVLVRSGDGVCRYRTEHVANPVDTTGAGDSFNGAFLAEFLQTSDIARSIAAGQQCAARVIQHHGALVTL
- a CDS encoding SDR family oxidoreductase, producing MQLENKTVIVTGGGRDIGRACVMRLAEEGARVAINYYASGDGAQSAVEEIKAAGGQAFALGGDLTKSEDVASLVDRTRAEFGDDIHGLVHVTGGLVARKKIDEMDEAHWNRVMDLNTTSYFRMIKAVEPYMSDGSSIVGFASQAGRDGGGPGAVAYAASKGAAMTMTRGFAKEFGPRIRVNAICPGMIDTDFHNIFTKPEVRAHVANITPMKREGTSEDTANLAVFLMTDQSSFMTGTCVDINGGVLFS